The nucleotide sequence TTGTCGGAGAATCGGTTTTGCTCATTTCCAGTATCTGCCCCGGCGGCGCCACCGAGATGCCGGCCTCGATCAGCAGCGAGGGCGCCCGCACCGCCGACCATTGGTCCCAATAATCGCGGGTACCCCATTCTGCGGCGATCTCGATCCATTTCGACGTGTGACCGTGCAGCCGCCAGCCGGTGGGAGTGCGGTCGAAGGCATCCAGGAAATACTGCCCCGAGACGTCCCCGAATTTATCGAATACGTCCTTGGCGGAATGGAATTCGACCGGAATGGAGTGCAGCCACGGTTCCCACGGCCCGGTGGTGCGGCCGCGAAAGTCCGGCGCCATGTCCTCGAGCACCAGCGCCGTAACCAGCTCGGGACGCTCCGCGGCCAGACACCACGAATGCAGCGCGCCCATCGAATGCCCGACCAGCCTGACCGGCGCGCCCAACGAGGTCACCGCGTCGGCCAAGTCCGAAACGAAGCGCTCGGTGCTGATCGGGTGGGGGTCGACGACGTCGCGGCCTCGATGCCACGGTGCGTCGTAGGTGTACACCGTGCCCAGCCTGGTCAGCCAGGGTAGCTGACGCGACCAGGTGCTGCCCCGGCCCATCAGCCCGTGCACCAGAATCAATGGCTCACCGTGGCCGCCGCGCCGGGTCAACAGGTCGGTGGGCATACCAGTCATCCTGGGTGGCACGGTAACCTAGCGGAATGCCAGTGGTGAAGATCAACGCAATCGAAGTACCCGCCGACGCTGGCCCGGAGCTGGAGAAGCGCTTCGCCCACCGCGCGCACGCGGTCGAAAACTCTCCGGGCTTCCTCGGCTTTCAGCTGCTGCGTCCGGTCAAGGGGGAAGACCGCTACTTCGTGGTGACGCACTGGGAGTCCGAAGAGGCCTTCCAGGCGTGGGCGACCGGGCCCGCGATCGAGGCCCACGCCGGGATCCGGGCCAATCCCGTGGCAACCGGGGCGTCGTTGCTGGAATTCGAAGTTGTGATGGACGTTGCCGGCGCCGGCAAGACGGGGTAGCCGGCGCCCGATGTGGCGCCATGTGCTGGTGCTGGCCGCCGGCGTGGCGCTGGTCATGGCCCTGATACCGGGTTGCGCGTCCTCGCCTACCCCGCACGCGAATGCGGCCGACGCGGGCCCGCGGATCGACAAGGGCACTCCCCCGGGTCTGCGGGCACAGCAGACCATGGACATGCTCAACTCGGACTGGCCCATCGGCCCGGTCGGGGTCGGCACCCTGGCCATCCCCGACAAGGTCGAGTCTGTGGTGAAGACCATGGAGGGGCTGTGGTGGGACCGTCCCTTCACGCTCGATCATGTGGACATCTCGGCCAGCGTGGCCACGCTGCACCTGATCTCGTCTTACGGTGCGCGACAAGACATCCGGATACACACCGACGACGGTGGCTGGGTCGATCGCTTCGACGTCGAGACACAGCCACCGCTGGTCAACTCTTGGCACGACCTCGACGCCGTCTTGAGCAAGACGGGCGCCCGCTACTCCTACCAGGTGGCCAAGGTCGACCAGGGTCGTTGCGACCCCGTCAAGGGCACCAATGCCGGCGAATCCCTGCCGCTGGCATCGATTTTCAAGTTGTACGTGCTGCACGCCCTGGCGGGTGCGGTCCGCGACGGCACGGTTTCCTGGGACGATCAACTAACGGTCACCGAGAAGAGCCAAGCCGTTGGGTCCTCGGGTTTGGCGCTGCCGCCCGGCGCGCACGTGTCGGTTCGCACCGCCGCCGAAAAGATGATTGCCACCAGCGATAACATGGCGACCGACTTGCTGATCGGGCGGCTGGGTGCGCACGCCGTCGAGGAGGCGCTCGCCACGGCGGGCCATCACGATCCGGGCAGCATGACACCCTTCCCGACGATGTACGAGCTGTTCTCCATTGGTTGGGGCCAACCGGATCTGCGGAGCCAGTGGCGGCAGGCCCAGCATGATAGGTCTCCGCAAGTCCGGGCCCAGCTGCTGCAGCAGGCGAATTCCACTCCCTATCAGCCCGATCCAACGCGCGCCCACATCCCGGCCTCGACGTACGGCGTCGAGTGGTACGGCAGCGCCGAGGATATCTGCCGGGTGCATTCGGCGCTGCAAGCCGACGCGGTCGGCCCGGCCGCGCCCGTCAAACAGATCCTGTCCGCCGTGCCCGGCATCCAGCTGGATCGCGACGAATGG is from Mycobacterium conspicuum and encodes:
- a CDS encoding alpha/beta fold hydrolase translates to MTGMPTDLLTRRGGHGEPLILVHGLMGRGSTWSRQLPWLTRLGTVYTYDAPWHRGRDVVDPHPISTERFVSDLADAVTSLGAPVRLVGHSMGALHSWCLAAERPELVTALVLEDMAPDFRGRTTGPWEPWLHSIPVEFHSAKDVFDKFGDVSGQYFLDAFDRTPTGWRLHGHTSKWIEIAAEWGTRDYWDQWSAVRAPSLLIEAGISVAPPGQILEMSKTDSPTTYLHVPEAGHLVHDEAPRVYRRAVESFLAPR
- the mhuD gene encoding mycobilin-forming heme oxygenase MhuD encodes the protein MPVVKINAIEVPADAGPELEKRFAHRAHAVENSPGFLGFQLLRPVKGEDRYFVVTHWESEEAFQAWATGPAIEAHAGIRANPVATGASLLEFEVVMDVAGAGKTG
- a CDS encoding serine hydrolase → MWRHVLVLAAGVALVMALIPGCASSPTPHANAADAGPRIDKGTPPGLRAQQTMDMLNSDWPIGPVGVGTLAIPDKVESVVKTMEGLWWDRPFTLDHVDISASVATLHLISSYGARQDIRIHTDDGGWVDRFDVETQPPLVNSWHDLDAVLSKTGARYSYQVAKVDQGRCDPVKGTNAGESLPLASIFKLYVLHALAGAVRDGTVSWDDQLTVTEKSQAVGSSGLALPPGAHVSVRTAAEKMIATSDNMATDLLIGRLGAHAVEEALATAGHHDPGSMTPFPTMYELFSIGWGQPDLRSQWRQAQHDRSPQVRAQLLQQANSTPYQPDPTRAHIPASTYGVEWYGSAEDICRVHSALQADAVGPAAPVKQILSAVPGIQLDRDEWPYIAAKAGGLPGDLTFSWYAVDKTQQPWVVSFQLNWPRDHGPTVTSWMLQVAKQDFALIAPHA